One segment of Erigeron canadensis isolate Cc75 chromosome 2, C_canadensis_v1, whole genome shotgun sequence DNA contains the following:
- the LOC122590195 gene encoding aldehyde oxidase GLOX1-like produces MTLSISIFYHHLLIFLVILFHVPTCPAVGGSWSVLRSSIGISAMHMQLLPNDRVIVFDRTDFGVSNISLPKGKCRPNSTDCSAHSVEYDVASNSIRPLMVLTNVWCSSGSLMRDGRLVQTGGWADGYRVVRTYNSCDSCDWQEIRNGLNQARWYATNHILPNGRQIIIGGRQAFDYEFYPKMSATERATNLPFLVQTNERNIENNLYPFVFLNTDGNLFIFANNRAILLNYNNNQVIRTYPTMPGGQPRSYPSTGSAVLLPLQIKQGKVDSVQVLVCGGAPRGAFVNANKGKFDGALNDCGRIKISDTNPQWIMETMPLARVMGDMLLLPNGHVLIINGASAGVAGWELGRKPVLSPVTYRPDNKVGSRFEVENPSTRPRVYHSTAILLQDGRVLVGGSNPHDKYVFRNVLYPTDISLEAFSPSYMNSSSSSQRPRILSPQTRSTISYGKQVSIKFTLSGRVDPKSVYVTMVAPSFNTHSFSMNQRLLVLDSTNSAKAVGKVDYKVIVMAPPSGNIAPAGNYLLFVIHKEIPSPGIWVHMQ; encoded by the coding sequence ATGACTTTATCAATTTCCATATTTTATCATCATCTCCTCATCTTCCTTGTTATTCTCTTCCATGTCCCTACATGTCCTGCTGTTGGTGGATCATGGTCCGTTCTTCGTTCAAGCATTGGCATATCCGCCATGCACATGCAGCTACTCCCCAACGACCGTGTCATCGTGTTTGACCGCACTGATTTTGGAGTCTCTAATATTTCTCTTCCAAAAGGCAAATGCCGTCCCAACTCAACAGACTGCTCTGCCCACTCTGTAGAATATGATGTCGCGTCAAACTCTATACGTCCACTTATGGTACTGACAAATGTATGGTGTTCCTCAGGATCTTTAATGCGTGATGGAAGGTTGGTCCAGACGGGTGGCTGGGCAGACGGTTATCGTGTTGTCAGAACTTATAATTCATGTGACTCATGCGATTGGCAAGAGATACGAAATGGATTGAATCAAGCCAGATGGTATGCAACTAATCATATATTGCCGAATGGCCGCCAAATTATAATTGGTGGCCGTCAGGCCTTTGACTATGAGTTCTACCCAAAGATGTCAGCTACCGAGAGGGCTACAAATTTGCCATTTTTGGTTCAGACAAATGAGCGTAACATAGAGAATAACTTATACCCATTTGTCTTTCTCAATACTGATGGAAATTTGTTCATCTTTGCAAATAATCGTGCTATTTTATTAAACTACAATAATAACCAGGTTATCAGGACCTACCCCACCATGCCTGGTGGTCAGCCGAGAAGTTATCCAAGTACAGGCTCTGCTGTGCTTCTGCCTTTGCAAATAAAACAAGGAAAAGTAGATTCGGTTCAAGTATTGGTTTGTGGAGGTGCGCCCAGAGGAGCATTCGTGAATGCAAATAAAGGGAAGTTTGATGGAGCCTTGAATGATTGTGGACGTATTAAAATATCGGACACTAATCCTCaatggatcatggagaccatgCCTTTGGCTCGTGTCATGGGTGACATGCTGTTATTGCCTAATGGTCATGTTCTGATCATAAATGGGGCATCGGCTGGTGTTGCCGGGTGGGAACTTGGGAGGAAGCCGGTTCTCAGCCCAGTAACATACCGGCCGGATAACAAAGTTGGGTCTCGCTTTGAGGTGGAGAATCCAAGTACAAGACCTCGAGTGTACCATTCTACAGCCATTTTGTTGCAAGATGGACGGGTTCTTGTTGGTGGAAGTAACCCACATGACAAATATGTGTTTAGAAATGTGCTTTACCCTACTGACATAAGCTTGGAAGCCTTTTCACCATCTTATATGAATTCGAGCTCATCCTCTCAACGACCCAGGATACTCTCGCCCCAGACAAGATCTACAATCAGCTACGGGAAACAGGTTTCCATAAAATTCACATTATCAGGTCGTGTTGACCCAAAATCAGTTTATGTTACGATGGTGGCACCTTCATTTAACACACATTCGTTTTCAATGAACCAAAGGTTGTTGGTCCTTGATAGCACCAACTCTGCCAAAGCGGTTGGAAAAGTTGATTACAAAGTCATTGTAATGGCACCTCCATCTGGCAACATTGCTCCGGCAGGAAATTATCTTCTGTTTGTGATCCATAAAGAAATTCCAAGTCCA